A section of the Pan paniscus chromosome 11, NHGRI_mPanPan1-v2.0_pri, whole genome shotgun sequence genome encodes:
- the ANP32B gene encoding acidic leucine-rich nuclear phosphoprotein 32 family member B isoform X1, whose amino-acid sequence MDMKRRIHLELRNRTPAAVRELVLDNCKSNDGKIEGLTAEFVNLEFLSLINVGLISVSNLPKLPKLKKLELSENRIFGGLDMLAEKLPNLTHLNLSGNKLKDISTLEPLKKLECLKSLDLFNCEVTNLNDYRESVFKLLPQLTYLDGYDREDQEAPDSDAEVDGVDEEEEDEEGEDEEDEEDEDGEEEEFDEEDDEDEDVEGDEDDDEVSEEEEEFGLDEEDEDEDEDEEEEEGGKGEKRKRETDDEGEDD is encoded by the exons GTTCGAGAACTTGTCTTGGACAATTGCAAATCAAATGATGGAAAAATTGAGGGCTTAACAGCTGAATTTGTGAACTTAGAGTTCCTCAGTTTAATAAATGTAGGCTTGATCTCAGTTTCAAATCTCCCCAAGCTGCCTAAATTGAAAAAG CTTGAACTCAGTGAAAATAGAATCTTTGGAGGTCTGGACATGTTAGCTGAAAAACTTCCAAATCTCACACATCTAAACTTAAGTGGAAATAAACTGAAAGATATCAGCACCTTGGAACCTTTG AAAAAGTTAGAATGTCTGAAAAGCCTGGACCTCTTTAACTGTGAGGTTACCAACCTGAATGACTACCGAGAGAGTGTCTTCAAGCTCCTGCCCCAGCTTACCTACTTGGATGGCTATGACCGAGAGGACCAGGAAGCACCTGACTCAGATGCCGAGGTGGATGGTgtggatgaagaggaggaggacgaAG AAGGAGAAGATGAGGAAGACGAGGAGGATGAGGATGGTGAAGAAGAGGAGTTTGATGAagaagatgatgaagatgaagatgtAGAAGGGGATGAGGACGACGATGAAGTCAGTGAGGAG GAAGAAGAATTTGGACTtgatgaagaagatgaagatgaggatgaggatgaag AGGAGGAAGAAGGTGGGAAAggtgaaaagaggaagagagaaacagatgATGAAGGAGAAGATGATTAA
- the ANP32B gene encoding acidic leucine-rich nuclear phosphoprotein 32 family member B isoform X2 translates to MDMKRRIHLELRNRTPAAVRELVLDNCKSNDGKIEGLTAEFVNLEFLSLINVGLISVSNLPKLPKLKKLELSENRIFGGLDMLAEKLPNLTHLNLSGNKLKDISTLEPLKKLECLKSLDLFNCEVTNLNDYRESVFKLLPQLTYLDGYDREDQEAPDSDAEVDGVDEEEEDEGGCA, encoded by the exons GTTCGAGAACTTGTCTTGGACAATTGCAAATCAAATGATGGAAAAATTGAGGGCTTAACAGCTGAATTTGTGAACTTAGAGTTCCTCAGTTTAATAAATGTAGGCTTGATCTCAGTTTCAAATCTCCCCAAGCTGCCTAAATTGAAAAAG CTTGAACTCAGTGAAAATAGAATCTTTGGAGGTCTGGACATGTTAGCTGAAAAACTTCCAAATCTCACACATCTAAACTTAAGTGGAAATAAACTGAAAGATATCAGCACCTTGGAACCTTTG AAAAAGTTAGAATGTCTGAAAAGCCTGGACCTCTTTAACTGTGAGGTTACCAACCTGAATGACTACCGAGAGAGTGTCTTCAAGCTCCTGCCCCAGCTTACCTACTTGGATGGCTATGACCGAGAGGACCAGGAAGCACCTGACTCAGATGCCGAGGTGGATGGTgtggatgaagaggaggaggacgaAG GAGGATGTGCATGA